GTTCGTGAACCTGCCGGAGGAGTGGTGGCACTTCACCTTCCGGCCGGAGGCCTTCCCCGACACGTACTTCGACTTCCCGCTCGCCGGGAAGTGGCTCGCCGACAACCGGTGACCCGGACGGGCCGCTCGTGACAGACTCCTGACGGTCAGTCAGATCAGTGAGTCGTTGTCAGGAGGGGTCTTGGAACGGACACGCACACCCGTCGTGAGCGGGTGGTTCACCGACACCGATACCAGTACCGGAGCGGACTTCCGGCTGCTCGGAACCCGGTGTTCCGCCTGCGCCGCGGTGTACTTCCCGCGGGAGGACGCCTTCTGCCGCAATCCCGGCTGCGCGGGCGGCGGCGAGCTGGCCGAGGTGCCGCTCTCGCGGTACGGCCGGGTCTGGTCCTACACCGACGGGCGCTACCGGCCGCCCGCCCCGTACGTCTCCGACCCGGACCTGCCCTGGGCTCCGTACACGCTGGTGGCGGTGGAGCTGGAGGCCGAGCGGATGGTCGTCCTGGGGCAGGCGGCGCCCGGGGTGACCGTGGCCGATCTGGCCGTGGGGATGGCGGTCGAGGTGGTGCCGGGGGTGCTGAACGAGGACCCGGACACCTCCACGACCTGGACGACCTGGCACTTCCGGCCGGTCGCGGACGACGGTGGCAGCGGGGTGCGGGCATGAGCGGCGGTGACGTGGCGGTCCTCGGGGCCGGGATGCATCCGTGGGGCAAGTGGGGGCGCAGCTTCGTCGAATACGGGCGCGTCGCGGCGCGGGCCGCGCTCGCCGACGCGGGCCTCGACTGGACCGACGTCGGGTCGATCGTCGGCGCCGACACGGTGCGTTCGGGGTATCCCGGGTACGTGGCCGGGGCGACCTTCGCCCGGGCGCTCGGCTGGCAGGGCGCGCGGGTCACCAGCGTGTACGCGGCGTGCGCCTCCGGGGCGCAGGCGATCGGGGCGGCCCGCGCGCAGATCCTGGCGGGGCTGGCGGACGTGGTGCTCGTGGTGGGCGCGGACGCGGCGCCCAAGGGGTTCTTCGCCCCGGCGGGCGGGGACCGGCCCGACGATCCGGACTGGCTGCGCTTCCGGGTACTGGGGGCGACGAATCCGGCGTACTTCGCGCTGTACGCGCGTCGGCGCATGGCCCTGTACGGGGACACCGGCGAGGACTTCGCACTGGTCAAAGTGAAGAACGCGGCGGCGGGGCTGCTCAATCCGAACGCCCGCTACCGCAAGGCCGTCACCGCGGAGGAGGTCGCCGCCTCCGCGGTCGTGGCCGATCCGCTGCGGCTGCTGGACATCTGCGCGACCTCGGACGGGGCCGCGGCGCTGGTGCTGTCCAGCATGGACTTCGCGCGGGCGCGCGGGGCCGCCGATCCGGTGCGGATCAGGGCGGTGTCGACGGTGACGCCGACCTATCCGCGGACGGTGCTCGACCTGCCGGACATCGCCACCGATTCCGCGGTGGGGACCTCCGTCCCGCCGGACACCGGGTCGTTCCGGTCCTCGATCGCGCGGGCGGCGTACGAGGAGGCCGGGCTCGGGCCCGAGGACCTCTCGCTCGCCGAGGTCTACGACCTGTCGACCGCGCTCGAACTGGAGTGGTACGAGGACATCGGCCTGTGCGGGGAGGGCGAGGGCGCGAAGCTGGTCCGGGAGGGCGCGACCGCGCTCGGCGGGCGGATACCGGTCAACGCGAGCGGCGGTCTGGCCTCCTTCGGGGAGGCGGTGCCGGCCCAGGCCATCGCCCAGGTCTGCGAGCTGACCTGGCAGCTGCGCGGCGCCGCCGGGGAGCGCCAGGTGCCGGGGGCGCGGGCCGGGATCACCGCGAACCAGGGGCTGTTCGGCCACGGTTCGGCGGTCGTCGCCGTGCGGTGAGCCACCGGGCGCGCGGCGGACGCAGAGCGGAAGCAGCGCGGACGTACGGCGGACGTACGGCGTGAACAGGGCCTGTTGCACGAACGCTTGACGGCCCCCGGTGGCGGGTTCACACTTCCTGCACGGTCGGCCCCAGGGCGCGCCCGGCGGACCCCCCATGTGAGCCGCGGTCCGTACCCCAGTCGGCGGGGGTACGGACCGCCTCCATGCCGGGCCGGTCTCCCCCGTCAGGCCCGGGTGGGGCTGCGGCGGGCGCGGGCCAGGGACATGGCGTGTTCCACCACCCCGACCAGTACGTCCTTGACCGATTCCCGGTCGCGCGCGTCGCAGATCAGCACCGGCACCTCGGGGTCGAGGTCGAGGGCCTCCCGTACGGTCACCACCGGATGCCGGTCGGCTCCGTCGAAGCAGTTCACCGCGACCACGAAGGGCAGTTCGCGCCGCTCGAAGTAGTCGACGGCGGCGAAGCAGTCCGCGAGCCGGCGGGTGTCGGCGAGGACCACCGCGCCCAGGGCGCCCGTGGCCAGTTCGTCCCACAGGAACCAGAAGCGGTCCTGGCCGGGCGTGCCGAACAGGTAGAGGACCAGGTCGTCGCGCAGGGTGATCCGGCCGAAGTCCATCGCGACGGTGGTGGTGCTCTTGCCCTCCACTCCCCCGAGGTCGTCCACGCTGCGGCCCGGCTCGGAGAGCTGTTCCTCGGTGCGCAGCGGGCGGATCTCGCTGACCGCGCTGACGAGGGTGGTCTTGCCCACCCCGAAGCCGCCCGCGACCAGGATCTTCAAGGTCAGCGGTTCGACCGGCGACACCGCGTGCATGGCACCGGTGCGGCTAGAGCGCCCGAAGGCCATCTATCACCTCACGCAGAATGGACTCGTCCGGAAGTTCCGCGGGCGGGACCGGCCGGGTCACGTGGACCAGTTCGTCGTCGACGAGGTCGCCGATCAGGACGCGGACGACGCCGACCGCGAGGTCGAGGTCGGCCGCGAGTTCGGCCACCGACTGGGGGCGTTCCTTGCAGAGCCCGAGGATGTGGGCGTGTTCGGGGGACAGGGTCATGTCCCAGACCGGATCGTCGGCCGCCGCTTCGGCGACGACGAGGGCGATCAGGTCGAGACGGTGCTGGCCCGCGTGGCTCGTCCGGCCGCGGGTCATCGCGTACGGACGGACCACGGGACCGGCGTCGGCGTCGAACCAGGCGGCCTGGTGGGCGGGATGGCCGGGGTGGGCGGGATAGCCGGGGTGGGCGGGTTCGGCGTCGAATGCGGGCGCGCGGTGGTCGGGTTCGTGGCCTGGATCCCTCATGCCGTCCGGCTCACCCTCCGGCTGGCAGCCCGGTGCGCGGTGCGGTCGCCAGGTGGACGCCCACTCGCTTGACCATCAGGGTCATCTCGTACGCGACCTGTCCGACGTCCGAGTCGGCGTCGGACAGCACCGCGAGGCAGCTGCCGTCGCCCGCGGCCATCACGAACAGGAACGCCTCGTCCAGCTCCACCACGGTCTGGCGGACCTGGCCGGATTCGAAGTGGCGTCCCACGCCCTTGGCGAGGCTGTGGAAACCGGAGGCCACGGCGGCCAGGTGCTCGCTGTCCTCGCGGGTCAGGTCCTTGGAGGTGCCGGTGGGCAGGCCGTCGCCGGAAAGGACGACCGCCTTGCGGATGCTGGCCACGCGGTCGACCAGTTCGTCCAGCAGCCAGTTCAGCTGTCCGGGGCCACGGCCCCGGGAGTCGTTGCCTGCGGTCTGCGGTGCGGTCATCGACCGTCCCCCTCGTTCTCGTGCTCGGGACCGGTCCCGGCAGCGCTGTCGGCACCGGTCCCGGACTGCTCTGCGTGCTGGTCGCGGGCCGCGGTCCAGCCGCGCTGGAGTGCGGACATACGGGTGCGTACGGTCTCCGCGTCGCGGTCCGCGGCCGGGTCGACGGTGGCGTCGGCGGACATGGGGGCCGGGGCGTTCTTCAGCTGGGGCGCGAGGCTGGCCTGGCGGACCCGGCGGGGCAGGCCGCCGGGGCCGGTCGGAGCGGGCCCGCCGGGACCGGCGCCGGGCGCGGGAGCGGAGGCGGGCGGGGGCACGGGGGCGGCGGACGCGGGCTGCGGGGCCGCGGCGGCCCGGGGTGTGTCCACCCGGCGGCCGTGTTCGGCGACCAGGGTGGGGGCGCGGTGGCGGCGCGGGAGCGGGACGGCGCCGGAGGCGGGGCGGGCGGCGGTGTCCGGGGCGCTGCCCAGCCGGACGGGGCCGGTGGGGGCCTGCTGCTCGCGGCGGGCGTCCCTGGCGGGGTCGTGGGCCGGGTCGTGAGCGGGGTCGTGGGCGGGGTTCCGGGCGTGGCCGCGGTCGCGGTCCGCGTGGCGCAGGCCCAGCAGGCTGCTGCGGGAGGTGCCGTTCGGCGGGGTCTCGTCGTCCAGGGTGGCCATGGCGGGGCGGGCGGGGCCGGTGCCGAGGCCCGCGCCGGTGCCGGTGGCGCCGCCGCTGCCGTTGCCCGTTGCGTTGCCCGGGGCGGGTGCGTCCAGGCCGAGGACGCCGAGGGGCGCCTCCAGCTCGACCGGACCGTCGAGCAGGGCGGCGGACACCGGACGCCTGAGCGGCGTACCGTTTCCGCTCCCGTTCCCGTTCCCGTTCGCGTTCCCGTTCGCGGCTCCGGCACCCGCGCCGAGTCCGTGGGCGCGCGGGGACGGGCCGCGGCCCACCGCGGCCCGTCCGGCGCCTTCCAGGCGCAGGCCGGCGCCGTTGGTCTCGGGGGCCTCGGTGAGCAGGGCCACGGGGAGGAACACGACCGCGGTCGTGCCGCCGTACGGACTGGGCTGGAGGGAGATCTTCACGCTGTGGCGCTGGGCGAGCCGGCTGACGACGAAGAGGCCGAGGCGGTCGGTGTCGGACAGTTCGAACTCGGGGGTCTCGGCGAGCCGGAGGTTCGCGTCGAGCAGCGCGTCCGGGTGCATGCCGAGGCCGCGGTCGTGGATCTCCAGGGTGAAGCCGTTGGCCACGCGCTCGCCGTGCACCTGGACGGCGGTGTGCGGGGGCGAGAACACCGTGGCGTTCTCCAGGAGTTCGGCGACGAGGTGGGTGACGTCGGCGACGGCGGGGCCGGTGATGCCGAGCCTCGGCAGCCTGCGCACCTCGATCCGCTCGTAGTCCTCGACCTCGGCGACGGCCGCCCGTACGACGTCCATCAGCTGGACGGGCTTGCGCCACTGGCGGGAGGGCGCGGCGCCGGAGAGGATCACCAGGCCCTCGGCGTGGCGGCGCATGCGGGTGGTCATGTGGTCGAGGCGGAAGAGGTCGGCCAGCTCGTCGGAGTCCTCGGTGCGCCGCTCCATGGTGTCGAGGAGGGTGAGCTGGCGGTGCAGCAGGACCTGGTTGCGGCGGGCGAGATTGACGAACACCTCGGAGACCCCGCGGCGCAGTTCGGCCTGCTTGACGGCGGCCTCGACGGCGGCCCGCTGGAGCAGGTTGAGGGCCATGCCGACCTGGCCGACCTCGTCCTTCTCGTACTCCAGGCGCGGTGCCTCGGTGTCCACGTCCACGTGTTCTCCGGCGGCGAGGCGGCGCATCACGCCGGGCAGCCGGACGCCGGAGACCTCGTGGGCCTCCTTGCGGAGCCGGGAGAGGTCGCGGATCAGGTCGCGGCCGATGCGTATGGACAGCACCAGGGAGACGATCAGGGCGACGAAGCCGAGGACACCGGCGACGGCCGCCTTGACCAGGACGTCCATGGCCACGGGCTCGACGCGCTTCTGGTAGCGGTCGCCCGCGGCGGTGCCCATGGTGGCGAGGTCTTCGAGGACCTTGACCGCCGCCTCGTCCCACTTCTCCCCGGCCATGCGCGGGTTCCTGATCGGACCGGCCACCACGATCCGCTCTTCGGCGTCGCGCAGGGCCCTGGTCTCGGGGCCGCTCCAGTACTGCTCGAACAGCTCGCGGTCGTCGGAGGGGAGGATCGCGAGGTTGATGTCGTAGAGCAGCTTCCGGTTGGCCATGAGGTCGCTGATCGTGCGGGTGTCCTTGGCGCTGATGTTGTGCGCGGCCAGGGCGGCGGCGACGACGGCGTCCTCGCGGGAGAGCGCCTCGCGGGCCCGGGTGATGCCGACCAGGGCCCTGCCCTCCTTGTCCATCTCCACGTTTTCGAGCGCGTGGAGGTTCACGAGGAAGTCGTAGCAGGGGTCGACGAGGCGGCTGTAGAGGTCCAGCGCCTGGGTCGGGTCCAGGGTCGTCTGGTCGACGGAGTGGCGCAGGGCGCCGATGCCGTGGAAGGCGTCGAGGATCGAGCGCAGCCGCTGGGCGGCGGTGGGGGTGAGTTCCCCGACGACGTCCGGGTCGGTGGCGTTGCGGGTGATGTCCGCGACCATCGCGTCGGTGGCGACGCGGCGCTGGGCCAGCTCGGCGGTGGCGGTGGCCGAGCGCGGGTCGCCGAGGACCACGAGGGTCTGGCGGCGCTCCTTCTGGAGGACGCGGACGACGTCCTCGATGGGGTAGCCGACCTTGTCGATCACATACTTCACATCGAGCAGTTCGACGGCCTGCCGACCGGTGATGACGGTCGAGAAGCCCCAGAGGGCGGTCAGGGAGATGAGCGGCACGAGGAGCAACGCCACGATCTTCCGGCGGATGGATTTCCCGCGAAAGCGCATGGCCTCCCCAGCCTCCCCCAGCTCAACCCCGCTGCCGGGGGGTCGGTGTTCCGTCAATTAAACGGCGTGAGCCTACTACTGCCAGGGGCACCCATCGAAGGAGTGTCCGGACGTTTTCGGCCGGACTCCCGGATGAAGATCACGAGTTGTCCGGTACTTCCGGTCAAGTGCGGCCCGATATGTGACAGATGACACCTGGTGGGGTGTCAGTTCTCCGTTTCACAGGGATGGCTGGAATTCTTCGTTCCGGGGAGCGGGGGGCGTGCGGCCGGATCATCGTGGACCGGCAGTGAAATCGTACTGATCCGGGAATCTCCAACCCCCTTCGAGCGTCTATCTGTTCGAGGCGGCATGGCGAGCCGTCTGGTGGGGAGTAGCGGAGCATGGGCAGCGGTGTGTACGAGAACGAGAACAGGCGAGGGGCGGTCCCCCGGGCGCGGCCCCTGTGGGTGGAGGAACCGGCGCGGCGCCGCCGGATGCCCGATCCCGTGCGTACGGCCGCCGTGCGGGCGGTCCTGATCGTGGCCGTGACGCTGACGCAGGCCACGGTCGCGTTCCTGCTGGCCGTGGCCGGGTCCTGGCTTTCCTTCCCGATGGCGCTGGGCGCGATAGCCGGGACCGTGGTGGCCACCTGGGGGGTGCTGGACGTCTGGATCACCCGTCAGACGTGGAACCAGCGGTACGGCGTGGTGTCGGTGCCGAGCAGCACGGCGCGCGAGCTGCGCCGGGACCGGAGGAGGGCCCGGCGCGCCGCCCGGTCCGGGCACATACCCGTCGCCTCGGGCGGCATGCGCTGACAGCCGGGCCGGGCCGGCCCGGGCGGGCTCGGTCGGGCTCAGCTGCGGCGGAACATGCGGGTCGCGGTGATCTCGCCGTGGATCGCCTCGCCCTCCGGGCGCTGCTGCGGCAGGCCGGGGCGCAGGTGCTCCTCGACGCTGATGTACTTCAGCCCGGCCCGCAGGTCGGCGTCGTTGCGCAGCCGGATGACCAGCGGGAACTCCGCCAGGGCCGTGGTGTCGAACAGGCCCGTCGTGTAGAGCAGCTGGACCCCGAGGGCGTCGGAGACGGCCCGCTGGAGTTCCAGCAGGTAGGTGGCGTTCGCGCGCCCGATGGGGTTGTCGAGGAACAAGGTGCCCGCGTGGCGCTGCTTGTCGCGGCCGCGGTCGTTGCTGCGCAGGGCCGCCATCGTGCAGTAGAGCGCGATGGCCGCGGTGAGCAGCTGGCCGCCGGAGAAGACGTCGCCCATCTGTCCGACGGGCACCCGCTCGGCGCGCAGTACGGCGTCGGGCTTGAGGATCTCCACCGCGATGCCCTTGGGTTCGAGGGCGGCCTGGACCCCGCGCAGCAGCAGGGACATGCCGTCGCGGCGGCCCTCGCCGAAGGAGGCGGTGCTGTTCTTCTTCACGGCCGCTCGGGTGGCCTCGTCGATGACCTCGCCGAGGCGCTCCGCGAGGGTCGCCTGGTCGGGCTCCTCGAAGCGGATCCGCAGGAACTCCTGGCCCGACCACTCCCCCAGGCCTTCGGGGAGCTGGGAGAGGCGCTGGGCCGAGCGGAGGGTGGCCAGGGCGGATTCGACCAGTCCGCGCAGCCGGTCCACGATGCTGTCGCGGTTGCGTTCCAGCTGCTCCAGCTCGTCCGTCAGGACGCGCAGGCGCGGGGCGAAGGCGGTGGCCCAGGAGGCCGCGTGCTCGGGCAGCGAAGCCGCCGGGAGTTCGCGGATCTGCTGGCGCGCGGGGGTCCGTACGGCCTCGTAGCGGGTGGCGTTGGCCTGCCGGACCAGGATGTCGCTCGCCTCGCGGACCGCGGCTTCGGCGGCCGAGAGGTCGCCGGCGAAACCGCGCAGGGAGCGGCGGGCCTCGGCGGCGCTCTGGCGCGCCTCCTCCAGGCTGCCCGGGAAGGCGCCCGAGCCCTGCTCGTCGGCTTCCTCCTGCGGGCTCTGGTCGCGCATCAGGTCCCGCAGCAGGGCGGCGGTCTCGTCGAAGCCGCCCGCTCCGTCCTCGGCCGCGCGGTGGGCGCGCAGCAGGTCGGCGTGGGCGGCGCGGGCGCCCTCGACGGCGGAGCTGTGGGCGGCGAGCTGGGCGGTGGCGGTGCGCAGCAGGGCCTGGGCGCGTTCGACGTCGTCGGGGACGAGTTCCTCGGGGAGGTCGGCGTGCGCGGTCCCCTCGGCGGGGGCGTGCCGCTCGGCTTCGCCGCGCAGGCGGCCGAGGTGCTCGCTGGCGGTGGAGGCGCGGGTCTCCAGCATCTGGACGAGTTCCTCCGCGCGGGCGGCGGCGGCCTGCCGGGAGGGGCCGTCGGAGCCGTCGGTGCCTTCGAGGAGCTGGGCGGCGCGGGTGCGGACCTTGTTGGTGAGCCGGTCGACGTCGGCGAGGGCGGCGCTCTCGTTGGTCTCGGCGCGGGCCTGTTCGGCGCGCAGGTCGGCGCCGACGCCGACCTTCTCGTACAGCTGGGAGGCGGCCCGGTAGGCCTCGCGCAGGTCGGGCAGCGGGGTCCTGGCCGCGCCCTCGTCGGCGGGGAGGTGTTCGGGGGCGCCGGCGATCTCGGTGCGTTCGGCGCGCAGCGCGCGGGCGGTGCGGCGGGCGTCGTCGGCGGCGCGCTGGGCGGCGCGCCGGTCCTCGTCGGCTGACCGGGCGCGGTCGAGGCAGGCCTCGGCGCGGGCCTCGGACTCGGCGGCCTCGTCGGCGAGTTCGCGCAGCCTGGCCTGCCAGCCGGCCCGCTCGCGCAGCCGGTAGGCGAGCCCGGCGAGGGCGTCGGCGGCGCGGCGGGCGCGCTGGGCGGTGTCCTGGCGCTCCTCGCGGACCCGGGCGGCGTCGGCGGCGCTCTCGTCGGCTTCGGCGCGGGCGGTGCGGGCCTCGGCGAGTTCGGCTTCGGCTTCCTGGGCGAACGTACGGGCGGCGGCGGCCTGGCCGGCCAGTTCGGTGAGGCGGCCGGGCGGGCAGCCGGTGCGCCAGGAGCCGAGCCGGGCGGCGAGGGCGCGGTCCGCGCCGAGGCGGGCGGCCAGTTCCCGGATCTCGGTGTCGCGGGCGGTGGCGCGGGCGCGCAGCGCCTGGCGCTCCTCGTCGGCGGCGTGCTCGTCGTGCATGGCCGGGTTCGGCGGTACGAGGAACACGCCGGCGCCGTCGTCGGACCCGGCGGGGGGCACCGGGGCCAGGAGGGCGGCGGCGGTGCCGACGGCGACGGCGGAGCGGGGCAGCAGGGCGGCGGCGGAGAGGACCTCGCGGGCCCGGGAGTGGGTGTCGGGGTCGGTGATGACCACGCCGTCCACGAGTTCCGGGCGGGCGGCGAGGACCGCGGCGTGGTCGGCCGGGTCCACGGCCTGGGCGAGGTAGCGCCAGCCGGGAAGGGCCGGGATGCCGTGTTCGCCGAGGTATTCGACGGTGGCCAGGACGTCGGGGCCGGGCGGCAGCAGGCCACCGTCGCCGAGGGCGCCGAGGATGCGGGCGTCGTCGGCGGCGGCGGTCCGCAGGTCGAAGAGCTGGCGTTCGGCGGTGGCCACGCCCGTGTCGAGGAGTTCGCGCAGCTCGTCCGCGCCGCGGTCGAGGTCCTCGGGGGTGAGGCCGGGGGCGGCGTCGGCGCTCGCGTCGGCGGCCGGGAGGCCGAGGAGATCGGCGAGGCGCGGGGCGGCGGCGAGGGAGGCGGCGGCGCGGTGCTCCGCGTCGTGGGCGGCCTCCGCGGCGTCGGCGGCGTCGGCGGCGCGGGCGGCGGTCAGTTCGGC
This is a stretch of genomic DNA from Streptomyces sp. NBC_00536. It encodes these proteins:
- a CDS encoding Zn-ribbon domain-containing OB-fold protein, which translates into the protein MERTRTPVVSGWFTDTDTSTGADFRLLGTRCSACAAVYFPREDAFCRNPGCAGGGELAEVPLSRYGRVWSYTDGRYRPPAPYVSDPDLPWAPYTLVAVELEAERMVVLGQAAPGVTVADLAVGMAVEVVPGVLNEDPDTSTTWTTWHFRPVADDGGSGVRA
- a CDS encoding lipid-transfer protein — protein: MSGGDVAVLGAGMHPWGKWGRSFVEYGRVAARAALADAGLDWTDVGSIVGADTVRSGYPGYVAGATFARALGWQGARVTSVYAACASGAQAIGAARAQILAGLADVVLVVGADAAPKGFFAPAGGDRPDDPDWLRFRVLGATNPAYFALYARRRMALYGDTGEDFALVKVKNAAAGLLNPNARYRKAVTAEEVAASAVVADPLRLLDICATSDGAAALVLSSMDFARARGAADPVRIRAVSTVTPTYPRTVLDLPDIATDSAVGTSVPPDTGSFRSSIARAAYEEAGLGPEDLSLAEVYDLSTALELEWYEDIGLCGEGEGAKLVREGATALGGRIPVNASGGLASFGEAVPAQAIAQVCELTWQLRGAAGERQVPGARAGITANQGLFGHGSAVVAVR
- a CDS encoding GTP-binding protein, which codes for MAFGRSSRTGAMHAVSPVEPLTLKILVAGGFGVGKTTLVSAVSEIRPLRTEEQLSEPGRSVDDLGGVEGKSTTTVAMDFGRITLRDDLVLYLFGTPGQDRFWFLWDELATGALGAVVLADTRRLADCFAAVDYFERRELPFVVAVNCFDGADRHPVVTVREALDLDPEVPVLICDARDRESVKDVLVGVVEHAMSLARARRSPTRA
- a CDS encoding DUF742 domain-containing protein; the encoded protein is MRDPGHEPDHRAPAFDAEPAHPGYPAHPGHPAHQAAWFDADAGPVVRPYAMTRGRTSHAGQHRLDLIALVVAEAAADDPVWDMTLSPEHAHILGLCKERPQSVAELAADLDLAVGVVRVLIGDLVDDELVHVTRPVPPAELPDESILREVIDGLRAL
- a CDS encoding roadblock/LC7 domain-containing protein produces the protein MTAPQTAGNDSRGRGPGQLNWLLDELVDRVASIRKAVVLSGDGLPTGTSKDLTREDSEHLAAVASGFHSLAKGVGRHFESGQVRQTVVELDEAFLFVMAAGDGSCLAVLSDADSDVGQVAYEMTLMVKRVGVHLATAPRTGLPAGG
- a CDS encoding sensor histidine kinase gives rise to the protein MRFRGKSIRRKIVALLLVPLISLTALWGFSTVITGRQAVELLDVKYVIDKVGYPIEDVVRVLQKERRQTLVVLGDPRSATATAELAQRRVATDAMVADITRNATDPDVVGELTPTAAQRLRSILDAFHGIGALRHSVDQTTLDPTQALDLYSRLVDPCYDFLVNLHALENVEMDKEGRALVGITRAREALSREDAVVAAALAAHNISAKDTRTISDLMANRKLLYDINLAILPSDDRELFEQYWSGPETRALRDAEERIVVAGPIRNPRMAGEKWDEAAVKVLEDLATMGTAAGDRYQKRVEPVAMDVLVKAAVAGVLGFVALIVSLVLSIRIGRDLIRDLSRLRKEAHEVSGVRLPGVMRRLAAGEHVDVDTEAPRLEYEKDEVGQVGMALNLLQRAAVEAAVKQAELRRGVSEVFVNLARRNQVLLHRQLTLLDTMERRTEDSDELADLFRLDHMTTRMRRHAEGLVILSGAAPSRQWRKPVQLMDVVRAAVAEVEDYERIEVRRLPRLGITGPAVADVTHLVAELLENATVFSPPHTAVQVHGERVANGFTLEIHDRGLGMHPDALLDANLRLAETPEFELSDTDRLGLFVVSRLAQRHSVKISLQPSPYGGTTAVVFLPVALLTEAPETNGAGLRLEGAGRAAVGRGPSPRAHGLGAGAGAANGNANGNGNGSGNGTPLRRPVSAALLDGPVELEAPLGVLGLDAPAPGNATGNGSGGATGTGAGLGTGPARPAMATLDDETPPNGTSRSSLLGLRHADRDRGHARNPAHDPAHDPAHDPARDARREQQAPTGPVRLGSAPDTAARPASGAVPLPRRHRAPTLVAEHGRRVDTPRAAAAPQPASAAPVPPPASAPAPGAGPGGPAPTGPGGLPRRVRQASLAPQLKNAPAPMSADATVDPAADRDAETVRTRMSALQRGWTAARDQHAEQSGTGADSAAGTGPEHENEGDGR